The following coding sequences are from one Paenibacillus tundrae window:
- the nirB gene encoding nitrite reductase large subunit NirB: MDKKKLVVIGNGMAGVKCIEEIIAIAPDTYDIVIYGNEPRPNYNRIMLSKVLQGEHTVQDIILNDWSWYDQHGIRLHTGETVTRINTQEKYVETASGMKESYDILILATGSSPFIPPIPGVDKERVMSFRTVDDCTRMAQYSKQYGKAAVIGGGLLGLEAARGLLHLGMDAVIVHNAPYIMNRQLDAQAADMLQRELESQGMKFLLSKNTQKIVGRSQAQGLAFTDGSRLEADVVIVAVGIRPNVELARRSGIYTHRAIVVDDFMRTSVQDVYAVGECAEHRGISYGLVAPLFEQGKVLARTLCRQETGAYAGSIPYSQLKVSGVDVFSAGDISGEGMQTAIQMLDGVQGTYKKVLMQAGKVRGAILFGDTTEGTALLSLVQRGADVAELRPHDGEPDPAEKAAAALPAQDTVCACNNVSKSAIMQAIQEHGLQNADQVKERTKASGSCGGCRPMVVALVKHTHNVQKNGGASTAADTEADQKELPICGCTTLGHDGLKSAMEEMYREQKSSVELTLDIQHGTDWESEKILLLQRLGWETASGCEVCEPAIRYYAQVLTHGVASMNSDREWGVYGAEQAHGTLVYSDDALYDALSRSDVDGLLTERLRLTWRGMAMPAPVRIAVATRLSSPLSPVVQDLGLQASPAGWEVYVGGHAEQPVKQGGLLGLAETVGDAVRLASACLQWYRQTARFDEPMWAWSERLGFMSIREILLDYQLQGELVNRKNAEIASASDARDAVLSYGRTAVQGQK; the protein is encoded by the coding sequence ATGGATAAAAAGAAGCTGGTGGTCATCGGAAATGGTATGGCTGGCGTGAAGTGCATCGAGGAGATCATCGCCATTGCTCCGGATACGTATGACATTGTGATTTATGGTAATGAGCCAAGGCCTAACTATAACCGAATCATGCTGTCCAAGGTTCTGCAAGGCGAGCATACGGTGCAGGATATCATTCTTAACGATTGGAGCTGGTATGACCAGCATGGAATTCGGCTTCATACAGGCGAGACGGTTACAAGAATCAACACGCAGGAGAAATATGTAGAGACAGCATCTGGAATGAAGGAATCATATGACATCCTGATTCTAGCCACAGGATCATCCCCATTCATTCCACCGATTCCGGGAGTAGACAAAGAGAGAGTGATGTCATTTAGAACAGTGGATGACTGTACACGCATGGCTCAATATTCGAAGCAATACGGCAAGGCTGCTGTTATTGGGGGTGGCTTACTTGGACTAGAGGCCGCTCGAGGACTTCTACATCTTGGCATGGATGCGGTTATCGTTCATAACGCGCCTTATATCATGAACCGTCAGTTGGATGCCCAAGCCGCGGATATGTTACAGCGGGAACTGGAGAGTCAGGGGATGAAGTTTCTTCTATCTAAGAATACGCAGAAAATTGTGGGCAGATCCCAAGCGCAAGGTCTGGCTTTTACGGATGGTTCGAGGCTCGAAGCGGATGTGGTGATCGTAGCTGTAGGTATTCGCCCCAATGTCGAGTTAGCTAGACGGAGTGGAATTTATACCCATCGTGCCATAGTTGTTGATGATTTTATGCGTACCAGTGTTCAAGATGTGTATGCGGTTGGTGAATGTGCGGAGCATCGGGGGATCAGTTATGGACTGGTTGCTCCATTGTTTGAACAAGGAAAGGTTCTAGCTCGTACGTTATGCCGGCAGGAAACGGGAGCGTATGCAGGCTCAATTCCCTATTCGCAACTGAAAGTATCTGGGGTAGATGTCTTCTCCGCAGGTGACATTAGCGGTGAAGGCATGCAGACAGCCATACAGATGCTGGATGGTGTTCAGGGAACCTATAAGAAGGTACTTATGCAAGCAGGCAAGGTTCGAGGGGCTATTTTGTTTGGAGATACGACAGAAGGAACTGCATTACTCAGTCTTGTTCAACGGGGAGCTGACGTAGCTGAATTACGACCACATGATGGAGAACCTGATCCGGCGGAAAAAGCGGCAGCAGCATTACCTGCACAGGACACGGTATGTGCTTGCAACAATGTTAGCAAATCGGCGATCATGCAGGCGATCCAAGAGCATGGGCTACAGAATGCAGATCAGGTTAAGGAGCGAACCAAAGCATCCGGATCATGTGGTGGATGTCGTCCCATGGTCGTAGCTCTGGTGAAGCACACGCACAATGTCCAGAAGAACGGCGGCGCGAGTACTGCTGCGGATACCGAAGCGGATCAGAAAGAGCTACCGATATGTGGCTGTACAACGCTGGGACATGATGGACTCAAGAGTGCGATGGAAGAGATGTACCGGGAGCAAAAATCTTCGGTCGAGCTGACATTGGATATTCAACATGGAACTGATTGGGAGTCAGAGAAGATTTTATTACTGCAAAGGTTGGGCTGGGAAACAGCATCGGGATGTGAGGTTTGCGAACCAGCAATTCGTTATTATGCACAAGTACTAACACATGGAGTTGCGAGTATGAACTCGGATCGTGAATGGGGTGTTTACGGGGCAGAGCAAGCTCATGGGACTCTCGTGTACAGTGATGACGCTCTGTATGATGCTCTTTCGAGGTCAGATGTGGATGGACTCTTAACTGAACGACTTCGTCTGACGTGGAGAGGTATGGCGATGCCTGCTCCAGTTAGAATTGCGGTAGCTACAAGGCTGTCGTCACCCCTTAGCCCTGTTGTTCAAGATTTAGGTTTGCAAGCTTCTCCGGCTGGGTGGGAGGTATATGTTGGTGGTCATGCAGAGCAGCCCGTTAAGCAAGGTGGATTGTTAGGGCTTGCGGAAACGGTGGGGGATGCAGTGAGGCTTGCCTCGGCGTGTCTTCAGTGGTATCGCCAGACAGCGCGATTTGACGAACCGATGTGGGCATGGTCGGAGCGGCTAGGATTCATGTCGATTCGAGAGATACTGCTGGATTATCAGTTGCAGGGCGAGCTGGTGAACAGAAAGAACGCCGAGATAGCGAGTGCATCGGATGCTCGTGACGCAGTCTTATCTTATGGCAGAACGGCTGTACAAGGTCAGAAATGA
- a CDS encoding response regulator: protein MNPAKFMNAHTRIRDLDGDLLLRDLVLNITLILIFVFLTHYYLNQTSTKRVSFIVNRMVVGVLYSILGTALYYFSIQINDGSLLNFRAIVYFLATYFGGGLSALVTFALMLSLRLIIGITPQFGNLEYLIVEIMFVIVIYLVFKYVRHFVLKWICGAVLLNSVYVFTVGEIQSLSLPILGIHLSFQNACILLVSLFLHYLNQNHNYRLLVIQKDREMLEMLRMQTGFAFKIQKRNANFEYVVLEGEMLSRMGLDMKSVMENNKRGGTSLLPKEKMDFLKEQYERAWQGESLFYEFEYRGHYAIVKIQPLLEDGEVKYIIGHGLDITEHHAVKRRVQESEERYRTLERVSQDWFVGFDANKRIVSVNQRFLDALQTSKEQVFAQQLEHLITIEELENWSLLLQQSLYNQSSQEMELSLRLGDGQLQHYRVHLHPVQLANSTERIKGVFHDITDQVQRLKADEASQAKSNFLAWMSHEIRTPLNGIISFTLLLQRTGLNTMQMEYLNKINTSSQSLLTLVNDILDFSKIEAGKLTIERVPFSLEDFFKGIADQAGAAVGYKNIDVIFNTDPDLPLRVYGDPVRLEQILLNLLSNAIKFTEQGHVLVHAELISLDTEQAVVRFVVEDTGIGIAPEHMERLFVPFTQGDPSTYRKYGGSGLGLTICYHLVSSLGGILQVDSVQGAYSRFSFELVLDLADTEEDFFLRMYPQLQPLMGAAIIEDNQRLGESLIQMMHSFGIHAVLYPELVELAASREFTSDHDRTYTVFMIDMDIIETGNGTDWNRFINSLDRSKIKVLGYTHPFSDHDIWEEGNLSRPDLMLFKPITRLGLFEALLTLQGNAPIEQQRVNYDLDDSQIHHKGHILVAEDHEINQLAIRATLEHMGFEVTLAANGQEVVKKLDEQRWKLIMLDLYMPEMNGLDTARHIRQIRQYDHTPILALTANGLQSDYEKCLEMGMNSILFKPINEQQIAEKLTLWINLRGMKEIRGMHVEKAINQMGDKPHILQYALTKFKAEYSLFQKKIELQLQYHRLDDAIRNVHSLKGVAANLHAARLLELVLELETCLVNLSPRADVAAQLEKVQQEIDVITTSLPW from the coding sequence GTGAATCCAGCCAAATTCATGAATGCACATACCAGAATCCGCGATTTGGACGGTGACCTATTGCTGCGCGATCTTGTACTGAATATTACGTTGATTCTGATCTTCGTTTTTCTCACACATTATTATCTAAACCAGACGAGTACGAAACGTGTTTCTTTCATTGTTAATCGAATGGTTGTTGGTGTTCTTTATAGCATTCTTGGCACGGCTTTATATTATTTTAGTATCCAAATTAACGATGGCTCGTTATTAAATTTTAGGGCCATTGTCTATTTTTTAGCTACTTATTTTGGTGGAGGTCTTTCCGCGCTTGTCACCTTTGCTTTAATGTTAAGCCTTAGATTGATTATAGGCATTACCCCTCAATTCGGTAATTTAGAATATTTAATTGTTGAGATTATGTTTGTTATCGTCATATATCTGGTCTTTAAGTATGTTAGGCATTTTGTGCTGAAATGGATATGTGGAGCAGTGCTGTTGAACTCGGTGTATGTCTTCACTGTGGGTGAAATACAGTCACTGTCTCTGCCCATTTTAGGCATTCATTTGTCATTTCAGAATGCATGTATCTTATTAGTTTCATTATTTTTGCATTACCTCAATCAAAATCATAATTATCGACTACTCGTTATTCAGAAAGATCGGGAAATGCTAGAGATGCTGCGTATGCAGACTGGCTTTGCCTTTAAAATACAGAAGCGAAACGCTAATTTTGAGTATGTTGTATTAGAAGGAGAAATGCTCTCCCGCATGGGCTTGGACATGAAAAGCGTAATGGAAAATAACAAACGTGGAGGAACAAGCCTTCTACCTAAAGAAAAAATGGATTTTCTAAAGGAGCAATATGAGCGGGCTTGGCAAGGAGAGTCCTTATTTTATGAGTTTGAATATAGGGGTCATTATGCAATTGTGAAGATACAGCCTCTACTGGAAGACGGCGAAGTGAAGTATATCATTGGTCATGGGCTTGATATTACGGAACATCATGCCGTGAAGCGAAGAGTTCAAGAGAGTGAAGAGCGGTATCGAACGTTGGAGCGTGTCTCTCAGGATTGGTTTGTCGGATTTGATGCCAATAAACGCATTGTGTCGGTGAATCAGAGGTTTCTCGATGCGCTTCAGACAAGCAAGGAGCAGGTCTTCGCACAGCAGCTTGAGCACTTGATCACGATCGAGGAGTTGGAGAACTGGTCATTACTATTGCAACAATCCTTGTATAATCAGTCTTCTCAAGAGATGGAGCTTAGCCTGAGGCTCGGAGATGGACAGTTACAACACTATCGGGTGCACTTACATCCCGTTCAGCTGGCGAACTCTACAGAACGTATCAAGGGTGTATTTCATGATATTACGGATCAGGTTCAACGCTTGAAGGCTGATGAGGCTAGTCAGGCAAAAAGTAATTTTCTCGCATGGATGAGTCACGAGATTCGTACCCCGCTAAACGGCATTATCAGTTTTACATTATTGCTTCAACGTACAGGTCTGAACACCATGCAAATGGAGTATTTGAATAAAATAAATACGTCATCTCAATCCTTGCTTACCTTAGTGAATGATATTCTCGATTTTTCCAAAATTGAAGCAGGCAAGCTTACCATAGAGAGAGTACCCTTTTCTCTAGAAGATTTCTTCAAGGGCATTGCTGATCAAGCGGGCGCGGCAGTGGGTTACAAAAATATTGATGTTATCTTCAATACAGATCCAGATCTGCCTTTGCGAGTATATGGTGATCCGGTGAGACTTGAACAGATTCTGCTGAATTTACTCAGCAATGCAATCAAATTCACAGAGCAAGGTCATGTTCTTGTTCACGCTGAGCTCATATCGCTGGATACTGAGCAGGCCGTTGTTCGGTTTGTTGTAGAAGATACGGGCATCGGTATAGCACCAGAACATATGGAGCGGTTATTTGTACCCTTCACACAGGGAGATCCATCAACGTATCGTAAATATGGAGGTTCCGGTTTGGGTTTAACCATCTGTTATCATCTGGTGAGCTCATTAGGAGGAATCCTGCAAGTGGATAGTGTACAGGGAGCATATAGTCGTTTTTCCTTTGAGTTGGTACTGGATTTGGCGGATACGGAAGAGGACTTCTTCCTTCGCATGTATCCTCAACTGCAGCCTCTGATGGGTGCGGCGATCATTGAAGACAATCAACGGCTGGGTGAAAGCTTGATTCAGATGATGCATTCCTTTGGTATCCATGCAGTGTTATATCCTGAACTAGTTGAGCTAGCAGCAAGTCGTGAATTTACTTCCGATCATGATCGCACATACACGGTATTTATGATTGATATGGACATCATAGAGACGGGGAACGGAACGGATTGGAACCGCTTTATCAATAGTCTCGATCGGTCAAAGATTAAGGTGCTCGGATATACCCATCCGTTCAGCGATCATGATATCTGGGAAGAGGGAAATTTAAGCCGTCCTGATCTCATGCTGTTCAAACCGATTACTCGTCTAGGCTTGTTCGAAGCGTTGCTTACCCTTCAGGGAAATGCGCCAATAGAGCAACAAAGGGTCAACTATGATTTAGATGATTCCCAGATCCATCATAAGGGACATATTCTTGTGGCAGAAGATCATGAAATTAATCAACTTGCCATACGTGCAACACTTGAACATATGGGGTTTGAGGTCACATTGGCGGCTAATGGGCAAGAGGTCGTGAAGAAGCTGGATGAACAGAGATGGAAACTCATTATGTTGGATCTATATATGCCTGAAATGAATGGGTTGGATACAGCACGTCATATCCGTCAGATTAGGCAGTATGATCATACGCCGATCCTTGCTCTAACGGCAAATGGGTTACAAAGTGATTATGAGAAATGCCTTGAAATGGGTATGAATAGCATCTTGTTTAAACCCATCAATGAGCAACAAATAGCAGAGAAATTAACACTATGGATCAACCTGAGAGGAATGAAAGAGATCAGGGGTATGCATGTGGAGAAGGCCATCAATCAGATGGGCGATAAGCCGCATATCTTACAATATGCGCTTACGAAGTTTAAGGCGGAGTACAGTTTGTTTCAAAAAAAGATAGAGTTGCAGCTTCAATATCATCGGCTGGATGATGCCATTCGCAATGTTCATTCACTCAAAGGTGTTGCTGCAAACCTGCATGCCGCAAGGTTATTGGAGCTTGTTCTTGAACTAGAGACATGTTTAGTTAATCTATCACCTAGAGCCGATGTGGCTGCACAACTAGAGAAGGTGCAACAAGAAATAGATGTGATCACTACGTCTTTGCCATGGTGA
- a CDS encoding response regulator transcription factor, translating into MTKVLIIEDDNMLGDTLSLYLQGEGYDVIRVDNARDGLLQLQALPDIILLDLMLPDLGGKNPCLLIREHTTTPIIVISSLTDISERIRSLSDGADDYVCKPFSMQELKARIEAVLRRTAIHHNSIMSKEQPGISLDLERRTILLNHRKIETTFSEFEIMKLFVLNPGRVYSRYALIEAIRGLDAYINDRTIDVHIAKLRKKIEINPKNPQYIHTIWGVGYKFTP; encoded by the coding sequence ATGACCAAAGTGCTTATAATAGAAGACGACAATATGTTAGGTGACACATTATCCCTATATCTTCAAGGGGAAGGATATGACGTAATTCGTGTCGATAACGCAAGAGATGGTCTTCTACAGCTTCAAGCGCTGCCTGATATCATTCTTCTTGATTTAATGCTCCCTGACCTGGGAGGTAAGAACCCTTGTCTGCTCATTCGAGAGCATACAACCACACCTATAATCGTCATCTCATCGTTAACCGATATCTCTGAACGAATTCGTTCCTTATCGGATGGAGCCGATGACTATGTGTGTAAGCCCTTTAGCATGCAGGAGCTCAAAGCACGCATAGAAGCTGTGCTACGCCGAACGGCAATACATCATAACTCCATCATGTCTAAAGAGCAGCCAGGAATCTCTCTGGATTTGGAACGCAGAACGATTCTGCTCAATCATCGGAAGATTGAAACTACATTTTCTGAATTTGAAATCATGAAATTATTTGTACTTAATCCAGGCCGGGTATACAGTCGCTATGCCCTGATTGAAGCCATTCGGGGTTTAGATGCCTATATTAATGATCGTACCATCGATGTTCACATTGCAAAATTACGCAAAAAAATTGAAATCAACCCAAAAAACCCCCAATACATTCATACCATCTGGGGGGTGGGATATAAGTTCACACCTTAA
- a CDS encoding nitrate/nitrite transporter has translation MESKSFWKSGHKPTLFGAFLYFDISFMIWGMLGPLAVVIALDYPMTPLEKANLVALPILGGSILRLVLGFMSDYIGPKRTAQIGMIVTIIPLLLGWLWVESLSQLYVVALLLGVAGASFAAALPLAGQWYPKEHQGLAMGIAGAGNSGTVLATLFANRLATHFGSWEVVFGLAIIPIVIVFILFSIFARNSPNRPEPKKLSQYGSLLKQRDAWVFCAFYCVTFGGFVGLCNYLTIFFNTQYGLSPVRAADITTFCVIAGSFFRPVGGYLADKLGGTRMLTFLYTGACIMLVGVSFIPPLPVVVVMLFLGMMCLGAGNGSVFQLVPQRFGNEIGLMTGIVGAAGGLGGYALPLILGQLYSSYQSYTPGFVILSLIAAASMLLVLVMQSKWRAHWLKGSVTKQADAPSMSS, from the coding sequence ATGGAGAGCAAAAGTTTTTGGAAAAGCGGGCATAAGCCTACCCTCTTTGGCGCATTTTTGTATTTTGATATCAGCTTTATGATCTGGGGTATGCTTGGCCCACTGGCCGTTGTCATTGCCTTGGATTATCCGATGACTCCCCTAGAGAAGGCTAATCTCGTGGCACTCCCTATTCTGGGCGGCTCAATTCTTCGACTTGTACTCGGATTTATGTCCGATTATATTGGCCCGAAACGAACGGCTCAGATTGGTATGATTGTCACCATTATCCCCTTATTATTAGGCTGGTTATGGGTAGAATCACTAAGCCAGTTATATGTAGTCGCACTTCTGCTCGGTGTTGCAGGTGCTTCATTCGCAGCAGCCTTGCCACTTGCAGGACAGTGGTATCCGAAGGAACATCAAGGACTTGCCATGGGGATCGCAGGAGCAGGGAATAGCGGAACCGTTCTCGCTACATTGTTCGCTAACCGGTTAGCCACTCACTTTGGCAGTTGGGAAGTCGTATTTGGTCTAGCGATTATCCCCATCGTGATTGTATTTATCCTCTTTTCCATCTTCGCCCGTAACAGTCCGAACCGTCCTGAACCGAAGAAATTATCTCAATACGGAAGCTTGTTGAAGCAAAGAGATGCTTGGGTGTTCTGCGCGTTCTACTGTGTAACGTTTGGCGGTTTCGTTGGATTATGTAACTATCTGACCATCTTTTTCAATACTCAATACGGACTATCACCTGTTCGTGCAGCAGATATCACTACCTTTTGCGTTATTGCAGGCAGCTTCTTCCGACCTGTTGGCGGCTATCTGGCAGATAAACTCGGTGGGACACGCATGTTAACCTTCCTCTATACAGGAGCATGTATCATGCTAGTAGGTGTATCCTTCATCCCTCCACTTCCTGTAGTTGTCGTTATGTTATTCCTAGGTATGATGTGTCTCGGTGCCGGCAATGGTTCCGTGTTCCAATTGGTTCCACAACGGTTTGGCAATGAAATTGGACTCATGACCGGAATCGTTGGTGCAGCCGGTGGACTTGGTGGATATGCACTGCCTCTCATTCTCGGCCAGTTGTATAGCTCTTATCAATCGTACACGCCAGGCTTTGTCATCCTTAGTCTGATTGCTGCAGCATCCATGTTGTTAGTGCTGGTTATGCAATCCAAATGGCGTGCTCACTGGTTGAAAGGCTCCGTTACGAAACAAGCGGATGCTCCCTCCATGTCCTCCTAA
- the fabF gene encoding beta-ketoacyl-ACP synthase II, which translates to MERVVITGMGIISPLGNDVETFWNNLVQGKTGISMIDTYDMTQYKSKMAGVVRDFDGEQQFGRKEARRMDRFTQFAVAAAEQALMQSGLELEKLERERVGVYVGSGIGGIQTLVEQSNLLTARGPGRVSPTLVPMMISNMAASMISMRFGCWGPTLSPVTACSIGNTAIGEAFRLIRHGGADVIFAGGTEAAVTEVALASFANATALSTRNEEVKAASRPFDAGRDGFVMAEGAGIVVVESLSHALARGAHILAEVVGYGASSDAYHMVATHPEGRGAFLAMRAALKDAHLEPEHVDVINAHATSTEAGDLSETRAIKKLFGEAAYRIPVTANKSMTGHMLGAAGGAEAISLIQTLRHGIIPPTINQEQSDPECDLDYVPNEAREANMSIGMSNSFGFGGHNAVLVFQKFGA; encoded by the coding sequence ATGGAGCGTGTTGTAATTACAGGAATGGGAATTATCTCTCCTTTGGGAAATGATGTGGAAACATTCTGGAATAACCTTGTTCAGGGCAAAACAGGAATTTCAATGATTGATACGTATGATATGACACAATATAAATCTAAAATGGCTGGTGTGGTTCGAGATTTTGATGGGGAGCAGCAATTCGGACGTAAAGAGGCTCGCCGTATGGATCGCTTCACCCAATTTGCCGTTGCAGCAGCAGAACAGGCCTTAATGCAATCGGGTCTAGAACTGGAGAAGCTAGAGCGAGAGCGGGTGGGTGTGTATGTTGGTTCCGGCATTGGGGGAATTCAAACCTTGGTTGAACAGAGCAACCTGCTTACTGCGCGAGGTCCGGGAAGAGTCAGTCCTACCCTTGTGCCCATGATGATCTCGAACATGGCGGCATCGATGATTAGCATGAGGTTTGGTTGTTGGGGGCCAACGCTCTCGCCAGTGACCGCATGCTCTATCGGTAATACAGCGATTGGAGAGGCATTTCGGTTAATTCGACATGGCGGAGCTGATGTTATTTTTGCAGGAGGCACGGAGGCTGCCGTGACTGAGGTCGCTTTGGCGAGTTTTGCTAACGCAACGGCATTATCTACGCGTAATGAAGAGGTGAAGGCAGCGAGTCGTCCGTTTGATGCAGGGCGAGATGGCTTCGTTATGGCTGAGGGTGCAGGAATCGTCGTGGTGGAGTCGCTGTCTCATGCCCTTGCTAGAGGTGCTCATATTCTGGCTGAAGTTGTCGGATATGGCGCGAGTTCAGACGCATACCACATGGTTGCCACCCACCCGGAAGGAAGAGGTGCATTTTTGGCGATGAGGGCTGCATTGAAGGATGCTCATCTCGAACCTGAGCATGTGGATGTCATCAATGCACATGCAACAAGCACAGAAGCAGGTGATCTTTCCGAGACCCGGGCGATCAAGAAGCTATTTGGCGAAGCGGCTTACCGGATTCCTGTAACTGCGAATAAGTCGATGACTGGACATATGCTCGGTGCGGCTGGAGGTGCGGAAGCGATCTCTTTAATCCAGACGTTGAGACATGGGATTATTCCACCAACAATTAACCAGGAACAGTCAGATCCTGAATGTGACTTAGATTATGTCCCTAATGAAGCTAGAGAAGCCAACATGAGCATCGGGATGTCTAATTCGTTTGGTTTTGGTGGACATAACGCGGTATTAGTGTTTCAAAAGTTTGGGGCTTGA
- a CDS encoding helix-turn-helix transcriptional regulator: MNHDARLQALSSFMKNQRAKISPESVGLPTGTRRRTPGLRREEVAQLAGVSTTWYTWLEQGRDIQVSHSVLDNISTALKLTPDERKYLFSLALEHQAAAHIAEEEPLQISPPLQRILRDLEHCPSIISDRRCYIVGWNDAARHVFIDFDLIPLEQRNMIRLLFERKEFRRLAVNWEHFVSGFLAIFRAYYGQYVEDEWYNLFLEEMMDQYPDFRTLWKQSSVSSAPDVLIEFRHSKAGKMLFDLTSLQIHGSSDLRCSIYTPAADTATEQKLMHLMERDPRNLGGSV; the protein is encoded by the coding sequence GTGAATCATGACGCCAGGCTTCAAGCTCTATCCTCATTTATGAAAAACCAGCGTGCCAAAATATCGCCAGAATCCGTCGGTCTGCCTACGGGCACGCGGCGAAGAACACCTGGTTTACGACGGGAAGAAGTGGCTCAACTAGCTGGGGTAAGTACCACCTGGTACACCTGGCTGGAACAGGGACGGGATATCCAGGTATCTCATTCCGTGTTGGATAATATCTCGACGGCTCTCAAGTTAACGCCCGATGAACGCAAATACTTGTTCTCGCTAGCATTGGAACATCAGGCAGCAGCACATATTGCGGAAGAAGAACCGTTGCAGATCAGTCCACCACTACAACGGATTCTTCGCGATCTGGAGCATTGCCCGAGCATTATCTCTGATCGCCGATGCTACATTGTTGGCTGGAACGATGCAGCCAGACATGTATTTATCGATTTTGACCTCATTCCACTTGAACAACGTAATATGATTCGTCTGTTATTTGAACGTAAGGAGTTCCGCAGACTTGCGGTGAACTGGGAGCATTTTGTTAGCGGCTTTCTGGCGATATTCCGTGCTTACTATGGTCAGTATGTGGAGGATGAATGGTATAATTTGTTTTTGGAGGAGATGATGGATCAATATCCAGACTTTCGCACACTGTGGAAACAGAGTAGTGTCAGCAGTGCCCCTGACGTTCTCATTGAGTTTAGACACTCTAAGGCAGGCAAAATGTTATTTGACCTTACATCCTTGCAGATTCATGGCAGTTCTGACCTGCGCTGTAGCATCTATACACCGGCAGCGGACACAGCTACTGAACAGAAGCTTATGCATCTCATGGAACGTGATCCGAGGAACCTCGGCGGCTCAGTATAA